The Bradyrhizobium sp. WBAH42 genome includes a window with the following:
- the metH gene encoding methionine synthase, translating to MTVTVSPKRTALLAAARERILVLDGAMGTMIQNLQLDEKAFRGERFKNFHRDLRGNNDLLILTQPRAIEDIHAAYLRAGADIVATNTFSTTSIAQADYDLTDIVYEMAREGARLAGNAARRVAAEDGKPRFVAGAIGPTNRTASISPDVSNPGYRAVTFDDLRESYGEQIRGLIDGGVDLLLVETIFDTLNAKAALYAIAEITEERGIDMPVMVSGTITDKSGRLLSGQMPEAFWNSVRHAKPVTIGFNCALGAEDLRAHIADIGRVADTLVCAYPNAGLPNEFGQYDETPEYMARLVGEFARDGLVNIVGGCCGTTPDHIAAIAAAVAPHKPRIVPEINPRLRLSGLEPFVLTDAIPFVNVGERTNVTGSARFRKLITAGDYTAALQVARDQVENGAQIIDVNMDEGLLDSEAAMVTFLNLVAAEPDIARVPVMVDSSKFSVIEAGLKCVQGKPVVNSISMKEGEEKFIHEAKIARRHGAAVVVMAFDEVGQADTFARKTEICKRAYDILVNKVGFPPEDIIFDPNIFAIATGIEEHNNYGVDFIEATRWIRQNLPGAHVSGGVSNLSFSFRGNEPVREAMHSVFLYHAIKAGMDMGIVNAGQMIVYDDIDPELRQTCEDVVLNRDPGASERLLALAEKFRGKKTESKEADLAWREWPVEKRLSHSLVHGNTEFIEQDTEEARKKSSRPLDVIEGPLMAGMNVVGDLFGDGKMFLPQVVKSARVMKQAVAYLMPFMEEEKARNLASGIGTEGSSSAGKIVLATVKGDVHDIGKNIVGIVLQCNNFEVIDLGVMVPAAKIVETVKAEKADIVGLSGLITPSLDEMAFFAGELQREGLRLPLLIGGATTSRVHTAVKIDPSYRAGPVVHVNDASRAVGVASALLSPEKRETYAAEVRAEYAKISEAHLRAQADKKRLKLADARANRVPVDFAANKPVKPTFLGIRSFDEYDLAELVPYIDWTPFFQTWELAGRFPAILDDAKVGEVARSLYDDARKMLDTIVKEKWFRARATIGFWPANAQGDDIVLYADESRTKSIATLHTLRQQLEKREGRFNAALSDFIAPAGVPDYIGGFVVTAGIGEDAVADRFKMANDDYSSILCKALADRLAEAFAERMHARVRREFWAYAPDEALSNDELILEKYQGIRPAPGYPAQPDHTEKAILFELLDAEATAGVKLTESFAMWPGSSVSGLYFASPESYYFGVGKIERDQVEDYAARKGMTVAEAERWLAPVLNYIPSQDKAFAATPANDEMPKDLASHPPGCTCAVHLVWQKKRAGAG from the coding sequence ATGACCGTGACCGTCTCTCCGAAGCGAACTGCTCTCCTTGCTGCCGCGCGCGAGCGCATCCTCGTGCTCGACGGCGCCATGGGCACGATGATCCAGAACCTGCAGCTCGACGAGAAAGCCTTCCGCGGCGAACGCTTCAAGAACTTCCATCGCGACCTGCGCGGCAACAACGACCTGTTGATCCTGACGCAGCCGCGGGCGATCGAGGACATCCACGCGGCCTACTTGCGTGCCGGCGCCGACATCGTCGCGACCAACACCTTCTCGACGACCTCGATCGCGCAGGCCGATTACGACCTCACCGACATCGTCTACGAGATGGCGCGTGAGGGCGCCCGCCTAGCCGGCAATGCCGCCCGCCGCGTCGCGGCCGAGGACGGCAAGCCGCGCTTCGTCGCCGGCGCAATCGGTCCCACCAACCGCACGGCCTCGATCTCGCCCGACGTTTCCAATCCCGGCTATCGCGCCGTCACCTTCGACGATCTGCGCGAGTCCTATGGCGAGCAGATCCGCGGCCTGATCGACGGCGGCGTCGACCTGTTGCTGGTCGAGACCATCTTCGACACGCTTAACGCCAAGGCGGCGCTCTATGCGATCGCGGAGATCACCGAAGAGCGCGGCATCGACATGCCCGTGATGGTGTCAGGCACCATCACCGACAAGTCCGGCCGCCTGCTGTCGGGGCAGATGCCGGAAGCGTTCTGGAATTCGGTGCGGCATGCAAAGCCCGTGACCATCGGCTTCAACTGCGCGCTCGGCGCCGAAGATCTGCGCGCGCACATCGCCGACATCGGCCGCGTCGCCGACACGCTCGTGTGCGCCTATCCCAATGCCGGCCTGCCCAACGAGTTCGGCCAGTATGACGAGACGCCGGAGTACATGGCCCGCCTCGTCGGCGAGTTCGCGCGCGACGGCCTCGTCAACATCGTCGGCGGCTGCTGCGGCACGACGCCGGACCATATCGCCGCGATCGCGGCCGCGGTCGCCCCGCACAAGCCGCGCATCGTGCCGGAGATCAACCCGCGCCTGCGGCTCTCCGGCCTCGAGCCTTTCGTGCTGACCGACGCGATTCCCTTCGTCAATGTCGGCGAGCGCACCAACGTCACGGGATCGGCGCGTTTCCGCAAGCTGATCACCGCCGGCGACTACACCGCCGCGCTCCAGGTCGCGCGCGACCAGGTCGAAAACGGCGCGCAAATTATCGACGTCAACATGGACGAGGGCCTGCTCGATTCAGAAGCGGCGATGGTGACCTTCCTCAACCTCGTCGCCGCCGAGCCCGACATCGCCCGCGTGCCGGTCATGGTCGATTCCTCGAAATTCTCGGTGATCGAGGCCGGCCTGAAATGCGTGCAGGGCAAGCCGGTCGTGAACTCGATCTCGATGAAGGAAGGCGAGGAGAAGTTCATTCACGAGGCGAAGATCGCCCGCCGTCATGGCGCGGCCGTCGTCGTCATGGCGTTCGACGAGGTCGGCCAGGCCGATACGTTCGCGCGCAAGACCGAGATCTGCAAGCGCGCCTACGACATCCTGGTGAACAAGGTCGGCTTCCCGCCCGAGGACATCATCTTCGATCCGAACATCTTCGCGATCGCGACCGGCATCGAGGAGCACAACAATTACGGCGTCGACTTCATTGAGGCGACGCGCTGGATCCGCCAGAACCTGCCGGGCGCGCATGTCTCGGGCGGCGTCTCCAATCTGTCGTTCTCGTTCCGCGGCAACGAGCCGGTGCGCGAAGCCATGCACTCGGTGTTCCTGTATCACGCCATCAAGGCCGGCATGGACATGGGCATCGTCAATGCCGGTCAGATGATCGTCTATGACGACATCGATCCGGAGCTGCGCCAGACCTGCGAGGACGTCGTCCTCAATCGCGACCCCGGCGCGAGCGAACGCCTGCTGGCGCTCGCCGAGAAATTCCGCGGCAAGAAGACGGAAAGCAAGGAAGCCGATCTCGCCTGGCGCGAATGGCCGGTGGAGAAGCGGCTGTCGCATTCGCTGGTGCATGGCAACACCGAGTTCATCGAGCAGGACACCGAGGAAGCCCGCAAGAAGTCCTCGCGCCCACTCGATGTCATCGAAGGCCCGCTGATGGCCGGCATGAACGTGGTCGGCGACCTCTTCGGCGACGGCAAGATGTTTTTGCCGCAGGTGGTGAAGTCCGCGCGCGTCATGAAGCAGGCCGTTGCCTACCTCATGCCGTTCATGGAGGAGGAGAAGGCGCGCAACCTTGCGAGCGGCATCGGCACCGAGGGCTCCTCGTCCGCCGGCAAGATCGTCCTCGCGACGGTGAAGGGCGACGTCCACGACATCGGCAAGAACATCGTCGGCATCGTGCTCCAGTGCAACAATTTCGAGGTGATCGACCTCGGCGTGATGGTGCCGGCGGCGAAGATCGTCGAGACCGTGAAGGCGGAGAAGGCCGACATCGTCGGGCTCTCGGGCCTGATCACGCCCTCGCTCGACGAGATGGCGTTCTTCGCCGGCGAATTGCAGCGTGAAGGCTTGAGGCTGCCGCTCTTGATCGGCGGCGCCACCACCAGCCGCGTGCATACCGCCGTGAAAATCGACCCGAGCTATCGCGCCGGTCCCGTCGTGCACGTCAACGATGCCAGCCGCGCCGTCGGGGTCGCCTCCGCACTGCTCTCCCCGGAGAAACGCGAGACCTATGCGGCCGAGGTGCGCGCCGAATACGCCAAGATCTCGGAGGCGCATCTGCGCGCGCAGGCCGACAAGAAGCGGCTGAAGCTCGCTGATGCCCGCGCCAACCGCGTGCCGGTCGACTTTGCCGCGAACAAGCCGGTGAAGCCGACCTTCTTGGGCATCCGCAGCTTCGACGAATATGATCTCGCCGAGCTCGTGCCCTATATCGACTGGACGCCATTCTTCCAGACCTGGGAGCTCGCCGGACGCTTCCCTGCCATTCTCGACGACGCCAAGGTCGGCGAGGTCGCGCGCTCGCTCTATGACGATGCGCGCAAGATGCTCGACACCATCGTCAAGGAAAAGTGGTTCCGGGCGCGCGCGACGATCGGCTTCTGGCCGGCGAATGCGCAAGGCGATGACATCGTGCTCTATGCCGACGAAAGCCGGACCAAGAGCATCGCGACGCTGCACACGCTGCGCCAGCAGCTGGAGAAGCGCGAGGGCCGCTTCAACGCGGCGCTGTCCGACTTCATCGCCCCGGCCGGCGTGCCCGATTACATCGGCGGCTTCGTCGTCACCGCTGGGATCGGCGAGGACGCCGTTGCCGACCGCTTCAAGATGGCCAACGACGACTATTCCTCGATCCTGTGCAAGGCGCTGGCCGACCGCCTCGCCGAGGCCTTTGCCGAACGCATGCATGCCCGCGTGCGCCGCGAGTTCTGGGCCTATGCACCTGACGAGGCGCTCTCCAACGATGAGCTGATCCTGGAGAAATACCAGGGCATCCGCCCCGCGCCCGGCTATCCCGCGCAGCCCGATCACACCGAGAAGGCGATACTGTTCGAGCTGCTCGATGCGGAGGCGACCGCCGGCGTGAAGCTGACCGAGAGCTTTGCGATGTGGCCGGGCTCCAGCGTGTCCGGGCTCTATTTCGCCAGTCCCGAGAGCTATTATTTCGGCGTCGGCAAGATCGAGCGCGATCAGGTCGAGGACTACGCGGCGCGCAAGGGCATGACGGTAGCGGAAGCCGAGCGCTGGCTCGCGCCGGTGCTGAACTACATCCCGTCGCAGGACAAGGCCTTCGCCGCCACGCCGGCGAACGACGAGATGCCGAAAGATCTCGCCTCGCATCCGCCGGGCTGCACCTGCGCGGTGCACCTCGTCTGGCAGAAAAAGCGCGCCGGCGCGGGGTAA
- the metF gene encoding methylenetetrahydrofolate reductase [NAD(P)H] has protein sequence MTDLTTPATADRQDGHLKRPAISFEFFPPKTEEMERNLWETINRLAPLEPKFVSVTYGAGGSTRERTHSTIARILQETALLPAAHLTCVGASRGEIDEIVDRYHEVGVRHIVALRGDPVGGIGTPYSSHPEGYQSSAALVAGIKKRHGDIEVSVSAYPEKHPESRDFDADIDTLKAKVDAGATRAITQVFFDNDLYFRYLDRVRARGIDIPIVPGIMPMHNFKQARNFVTRNGTSVPDWLAAKFEGLDDDAETRKLVAATVAAGQVQKLAKHGVDTFHFYTMNRADLVFAISHLLGIRAKSAQKAA, from the coding sequence ATGACTGACCTGACGACGCCTGCGACAGCCGACCGGCAAGATGGGCACCTGAAACGGCCTGCGATCTCCTTCGAATTCTTTCCGCCCAAGACGGAAGAGATGGAGCGCAATCTCTGGGAGACTATCAACCGGCTCGCCCCGCTCGAGCCGAAATTCGTCTCGGTGACCTATGGCGCCGGCGGCTCGACCCGCGAGCGCACCCATTCGACCATCGCGCGCATCCTGCAAGAGACCGCGCTGCTGCCGGCGGCGCATCTGACCTGCGTCGGTGCTTCGCGCGGCGAGATCGACGAGATCGTCGACCGCTATCACGAGGTCGGCGTCCGCCACATCGTGGCCTTGCGCGGCGATCCCGTCGGCGGCATCGGCACGCCCTATTCGAGCCATCCCGAGGGTTATCAGAGCTCGGCCGCGCTCGTCGCCGGGATCAAGAAGCGGCACGGCGATATCGAAGTCTCGGTCTCGGCCTATCCCGAGAAGCATCCTGAATCGCGCGACTTCGACGCCGATATCGACACGCTCAAGGCCAAGGTCGATGCGGGTGCGACGCGCGCGATCACCCAGGTGTTCTTCGACAACGACCTCTACTTCCGCTATCTCGACCGCGTGCGTGCGCGCGGCATCGATATCCCGATCGTGCCCGGCATCATGCCCATGCACAATTTCAAGCAGGCGCGCAATTTCGTCACCCGGAACGGCACCTCCGTGCCCGACTGGCTCGCCGCGAAATTCGAGGGCCTCGATGACGATGCCGAAACGCGCAAGCTGGTGGCCGCGACCGTCGCCGCCGGCCAGGTGCAGAAGCTCGCCAAGCACGGCGTCGACACCTTCCATTTCTACACCATGAACCGCGCCGATCTCGTGTTCGCGATCAGCCATTTGCTCGGCATTCGCGCCAAGAGCGCGCAGAAGGCGGCATAA
- a CDS encoding LLM class flavin-dependent oxidoreductase, producing MIPLSVLDLSVVTTGTKPAAALRNSIDLARHVDGLGYVRYWLAEHHNLASVASPAPDVMIGQIAAVTKHLRVGSGGVMLPNHAPLVVAERFKMLEALFPGRIDLGLGRAPGTDGATAYALRSRLDRREGDDFLERLHELILWETREFPAGHPYNNVVAMPDDTRLPPIWLLGSSDYSSELAAQVGMGFAFAHHFASHDAIDAMVHYRNRFQPSAWRASPHAILAVAVIATDTDEEAERLASSFDLNRLRRDRGQYLPLPSVEEAMAYPYTDAERTSILRNRSRLFVGSPATVQKKLQPLIYASKPDELMVITAVYDHEARKKSYSLLAEAFGLAKRESA from the coding sequence ATGATCCCGCTCTCCGTCCTCGACCTCTCCGTCGTCACAACAGGCACCAAGCCCGCCGCGGCGCTACGCAACAGCATCGATCTGGCGCGTCACGTCGATGGCCTCGGCTATGTCCGCTACTGGCTCGCCGAGCATCACAACCTCGCCTCTGTCGCGAGCCCGGCACCCGATGTCATGATCGGGCAGATCGCGGCGGTGACGAAGCATCTCCGCGTCGGCTCCGGCGGCGTGATGCTGCCCAACCACGCGCCGCTGGTCGTCGCCGAGCGCTTCAAGATGCTGGAGGCGCTGTTTCCCGGCCGGATCGATCTCGGTCTCGGCCGCGCGCCGGGCACCGACGGCGCCACGGCCTACGCGCTCAGAAGCCGGCTCGACCGTCGCGAGGGCGACGATTTCCTGGAGCGCCTGCACGAATTGATCCTGTGGGAGACGCGCGAATTCCCCGCAGGGCACCCATACAACAACGTCGTCGCCATGCCCGACGACACCAGGCTACCGCCGATCTGGCTGCTTGGCTCCAGCGATTATTCCTCGGAATTGGCCGCCCAGGTCGGCATGGGCTTCGCCTTCGCCCATCATTTCGCATCCCACGACGCGATCGATGCGATGGTGCATTACCGCAATCGATTTCAGCCCTCGGCGTGGCGCGCGAGCCCGCATGCCATTCTCGCGGTCGCCGTCATTGCGACCGATACCGACGAGGAGGCCGAAAGGCTCGCCTCGTCCTTCGACCTCAACCGCCTTCGCCGCGACCGTGGTCAATATCTGCCGCTGCCGAGCGTCGAGGAGGCCATGGCCTATCCGTATACGGATGCCGAGCGCACCTCGATTCTGCGCAACCGTTCGCGCCTGTTCGTCGGCAGCCCCGCGACGGTGCAGAAGAAGCTGCAGCCCTTGATCTACGCGAGCAAACCGGACGAACTGATGGTAATCACGGCGGTGTATGACCACGAGGCGCGAAAGAAGTCGTATTCGCTGCTGGCGGAGGCGTTCGGGCTGGCGAAAAGAGAAAGCGCGTAA
- a CDS encoding prephenate dehydratase has product MSKMKIAFQGEPGANSHIAIVEAYPGAEPMPCATFEDALSAISSGEADLGMIPIENSVAGRVADIHHLLPASGLFIVGEWFLPVRHQLMAVKGTKLEDIKSVESHVHALGQCRRIIRKLGIKPIVHADTAGSARDISERKDKTVAAIASRLAAKIYGLDILAEDIEDEAHNTTRFVVLAREPKWAAQGSGPLVTTFVFRVRNLPAALYKALGGFATNGVNMTKLESYMVDGNFFATQFYADVDGHPDDKGLAFAIDELKFFSREFRIVGVYPGHPFRATFSEAQD; this is encoded by the coding sequence ATGAGCAAGATGAAGATCGCATTCCAGGGCGAACCCGGAGCCAATTCCCACATCGCCATCGTCGAGGCCTATCCCGGCGCCGAGCCGATGCCCTGCGCCACGTTTGAGGACGCGCTGTCGGCGATCTCGTCGGGCGAGGCCGACCTCGGCATGATCCCGATCGAGAATTCGGTCGCCGGCCGCGTCGCCGACATCCATCATTTGCTGCCGGCGTCCGGCCTCTTCATCGTCGGCGAATGGTTTCTGCCGGTGCGGCATCAGCTGATGGCGGTGAAGGGGACCAAGCTCGAGGACATCAAGAGCGTCGAGAGCCACGTGCACGCGCTCGGCCAGTGCCGGCGCATCATCCGCAAGCTCGGCATCAAGCCGATCGTGCACGCCGACACCGCCGGCAGCGCCCGCGACATCTCGGAGCGCAAGGACAAGACGGTGGCCGCGATCGCCTCGCGCCTGGCGGCAAAGATCTACGGCCTAGACATCCTCGCCGAGGACATCGAGGACGAGGCCCACAACACCACGCGCTTCGTGGTGCTGGCGCGCGAACCGAAATGGGCCGCGCAGGGCTCCGGCCCGCTGGTCACGACTTTTGTTTTCCGCGTGCGCAATTTGCCCGCGGCGCTCTACAAGGCACTCGGCGGCTTCGCCACCAACGGGGTCAACATGACCAAGCTCGAGAGCTACATGGTGGACGGCAATTTCTTCGCCACGCAGTTTTATGCCGACGTCGACGGCCACCCCGACGACAAGGGCCTCGCCTTCGCCATCGACGAGCTGAAATTCTTCTCGCGCGAATTCCGCATTGTCGGCGTGTATCCGGGCCATCCGTTCCGCGCGACATTCAGCGAGGCGCAGGATTGA
- a CDS encoding 3-deoxy-manno-octulosonate cytidylyltransferase, which yields MIDPRILVLIPARMAATRLPGKPLADIAGLPMIVHVLRRAEAAAIGRVAVATDTDEIASVVTAHGGEAVMTRADHPSGSDRIHEAMQKLDPEGKAEIVINLQGDFPTITPQTIREVLPPFDDPAVDIVTLASQIHTEEEDLAPSVVKAIGSPIGPKRLRALYFTRATAPYGNGPRYHHIGLYAYRRAALERFVSLPPSPLERQESLEQLRAVEAGMRIDIMIVDSVPRGVDTPPDLETARSILSKS from the coding sequence ATGATCGATCCCCGCATCCTGGTTCTGATCCCGGCCCGCATGGCGGCCACCCGCCTGCCCGGCAAGCCGCTCGCCGATATCGCGGGACTGCCGATGATCGTGCATGTGCTGCGCCGTGCAGAGGCCGCTGCAATCGGCCGGGTTGCGGTCGCGACCGACACCGACGAAATCGCCTCGGTCGTGACCGCCCATGGCGGTGAGGCAGTGATGACCCGCGCCGACCACCCCTCCGGCTCCGACCGCATCCACGAAGCCATGCAGAAGCTCGATCCCGAGGGCAAGGCCGAGATCGTGATCAATCTCCAGGGCGATTTCCCGACCATCACGCCGCAGACCATCCGCGAGGTGCTGCCCCCCTTCGACGATCCCGCGGTCGACATCGTCACATTGGCCTCGCAGATCCACACCGAGGAGGAGGACCTCGCGCCGAGCGTGGTGAAGGCGATCGGTTCGCCGATCGGGCCGAAGCGGTTGCGGGCACTTTATTTCACTCGCGCCACAGCCCCTTACGGCAACGGACCGCGATACCATCACATCGGGCTTTATGCCTATCGCCGCGCGGCGCTGGAGCGGTTCGTATCGCTGCCGCCGTCGCCCCTGGAACGTCAGGAGAGCCTGGAGCAGCTCCGGGCGGTGGAGGCCGGCATGCGGATCGACATCATGATCGTCGATAGCGTGCCTCGCGGCGTCGACACGCCGCCCGATCTCGAAACCGCGCGCAGCATCCTTTCCAAATCCTGA
- a CDS encoding cytochrome c family protein, translated as MDSFELNKILGAVLGTCLFLLVTSFTASALFSPKMPEKPGFEIAVKEDAGHGKEGGAAAASSEPIEKLLQTASVEKGAAAAKKCGACHTFEKGGPNRVGPNLYGVVGEKRGEGRGGFNFSAAMKAKGGTWTFDDLNKFIANPKGFIPGTAMGFAGIPKDSERADVIAYLNSLSEHPQPLPTASK; from the coding sequence ATGGACTCTTTCGAACTCAATAAGATTCTCGGTGCCGTGCTCGGCACCTGTCTCTTCCTACTGGTGACGAGCTTCACCGCGAGTGCACTGTTCTCCCCCAAGATGCCGGAAAAGCCGGGCTTCGAGATCGCGGTGAAGGAAGACGCTGGCCATGGCAAGGAAGGTGGCGCCGCCGCAGCCTCCTCCGAGCCGATCGAAAAGCTGCTCCAGACTGCCTCCGTCGAGAAGGGCGCTGCCGCCGCCAAGAAGTGCGGCGCCTGCCACACCTTCGAGAAGGGTGGCCCCAATCGTGTCGGTCCGAACCTCTATGGCGTGGTCGGCGAGAAGCGGGGTGAGGGCCGTGGCGGCTTCAACTTCTCGGCTGCCATGAAGGCCAAGGGCGGCACGTGGACCTTCGACGACCTCAACAAGTTCATTGCCAACCCGAAGGGCTTCATCCCGGGCACTGCCATGGGCTTCGCCGGCATTCCGAAGGATTCCGAGCGCGCCGACGTCATTGCCTATCTGAACTCGCTGTCGGAGCATCCGCAGCCGCTGCCGACCGCGTCGAAGTAA
- a CDS encoding extracellular solute-binding protein, with protein MAITRRDLLLTGTAAAALPALGSVAGVPVAGTAQAQSASELPSNGLPWRHALSLFGKVKYPADFKRFDYVNPDAPKGGVARQIAVGTFDNFNIVVSGVKGQVAGAVAFIYESLLTQSLDEVSTEYGALAEAVSHPDDFSFVTYRLRPQAKWHDGKPVTPEDVIFSLDSFKKHHPMYSAYYSHVVKAEKVGEREVKFVFDAPGNRELPQIVGQLIVLPKHWWEGTDAQGRKRDVSTTTLEVPLGSGPYKIKDFVAGRSIALERVKDYWGRDLPINVGRNNFDELRYEYFRDGTVAIEAFKADQVDWRTENSAKSWATAYDFPAVTEKRVILEEFANRSSGVMQAFVPNLRRAKFSDPRVRRALNYAFDFEEMNKQIFFGQYKRISSYFDGIDELMATGLPQGKELEILETIRAEVPPEVFTTAYTNPVGGNPEAVRDNLREALRLFKEAGYEVRDRKLIDVKTGAQFSLELLNSDPSFERITLFYKPSLERLGIAVSVRTVDPTQYENRTREWDFDIVTNSWGESQSPGNEQREFWSSKSADIAGSRNIAGIKNPAVDKLIERVIYATDRDDLVAATKALDRVLLWNHYVVPQWTYNKVRTARWDRFGRPAELPKYGQSGFPFIWWYDADKAARIAKKS; from the coding sequence TTGGCCATTACCCGACGCGATCTCCTGCTCACCGGCACTGCTGCGGCAGCGCTTCCAGCCCTTGGTTCCGTCGCGGGCGTTCCCGTCGCCGGCACGGCACAGGCGCAATCGGCAAGCGAGCTGCCTTCTAATGGGTTGCCTTGGCGCCACGCGCTGTCCCTGTTCGGAAAGGTCAAGTATCCCGCCGACTTCAAGCGCTTCGACTACGTCAATCCGGACGCGCCCAAAGGCGGCGTGGCGCGCCAGATCGCCGTCGGCACGTTCGACAATTTCAACATCGTCGTCTCGGGCGTGAAGGGCCAGGTCGCCGGCGCCGTCGCATTCATCTACGAATCGCTCCTGACCCAGTCGCTTGACGAGGTCTCGACCGAATACGGCGCGCTGGCCGAAGCGGTCAGCCATCCCGACGATTTTTCCTTCGTCACCTATCGCCTGCGGCCGCAGGCGAAATGGCACGACGGCAAGCCCGTCACGCCGGAGGACGTGATCTTCTCGCTCGATTCCTTCAAGAAGCACCATCCGATGTACTCGGCCTATTACAGCCATGTGGTGAAGGCCGAGAAGGTCGGCGAGCGCGAGGTGAAGTTCGTGTTCGACGCGCCGGGTAACCGCGAGCTGCCGCAGATCGTCGGGCAGCTCATCGTGCTGCCGAAGCATTGGTGGGAGGGGACCGATGCGCAGGGCCGCAAGCGCGATGTGTCCACCACCACGCTCGAAGTGCCGCTCGGGTCCGGTCCCTACAAGATCAAGGATTTCGTTGCAGGACGGTCGATCGCGCTGGAGCGCGTCAAGGACTATTGGGGTCGCGATCTTCCCATAAATGTGGGCCGCAACAATTTCGACGAGCTGCGCTACGAATATTTTCGCGACGGCACCGTTGCGATCGAGGCCTTCAAGGCCGACCAGGTGGATTGGCGTACCGAGAACAGCGCGAAGAGCTGGGCGACCGCCTACGATTTCCCGGCCGTGACCGAAAAGCGGGTAATCCTCGAGGAATTCGCCAATCGCAGCTCGGGCGTGATGCAGGCCTTCGTGCCGAACCTGCGCCGCGCCAAGTTCAGCGATCCGCGTGTTCGTCGTGCGCTCAACTACGCGTTCGATTTCGAGGAGATGAACAAGCAGATCTTCTTCGGTCAGTACAAGCGCATCAGCAGCTATTTCGACGGCATCGACGAGCTGATGGCAACCGGATTGCCGCAGGGAAAAGAGCTGGAGATCCTCGAGACGATTCGCGCCGAGGTGCCGCCCGAAGTCTTCACGACGGCCTATACCAATCCGGTAGGAGGCAACCCGGAAGCGGTGCGTGACAATCTGCGTGAGGCGCTGCGCCTGTTCAAGGAGGCCGGCTACGAGGTGCGCGACCGCAAGCTGATCGACGTCAAGACCGGCGCCCAGTTCTCGCTGGAACTGCTCAACTCGGATCCCAGCTTCGAACGAATTACGCTGTTCTACAAGCCGTCGCTGGAGCGGCTCGGCATTGCCGTGAGCGTGCGGACGGTCGATCCGACTCAATATGAGAACAGGACGCGCGAGTGGGACTTCGACATCGTCACGAACTCGTGGGGCGAATCGCAATCGCCGGGCAACGAGCAGCGCGAGTTCTGGTCGTCCAAGTCGGCCGACATCGCCGGCTCGCGCAACATCGCCGGCATCAAGAATCCGGCCGTCGACAAGCTGATCGAGCGGGTGATCTACGCCACTGATCGCGACGATCTCGTCGCGGCCACCAAGGCACTCGACCGCGTGCTGTTGTGGAATCACTACGTCGTTCCGCAATGGACCTACAACAAGGTCCGCACCGCACGCTGGGATCGCTTTGGCCGGCCGGCGGAACTGCCCAAATACGGTCAGTCGGGCTTCCCGTTCATCTGGTGGTACGACGCAGACAAGGCGGCGCGGATCGCAAAGAAGTCGTGA